The proteins below are encoded in one region of Aquisphaera giovannonii:
- a CDS encoding 3-keto-disaccharide hydrolase: protein MFATRPFRNGLIALAVALAGPASALSGDEPKGEPSLLENDPKGWIDMLTGAGPELEGWVRGPIPGTAELPEKSPWSFDKATSSLICDGSNSHEWLRLDQVLTDYVLHVEWRFEKVAGKKGYNSGVYVRTSSDQKLWHQAQCGDGSGGYLFGETMSNYASKPFDLSKEVRDRRVKPAGEWNTYELTCRGREVTLWVNGAVTCVMKPCPVPRGYIGVESEGYRIEFRNIRVKML from the coding sequence ATGTTCGCCACGCGGCCCTTCCGGAACGGATTGATCGCCCTCGCCGTCGCGCTCGCCGGGCCGGCCTCGGCCCTGTCGGGCGACGAGCCGAAGGGGGAGCCGAGCCTGCTGGAGAACGACCCGAAGGGCTGGATCGACATGCTCACCGGCGCCGGGCCCGAGCTCGAAGGCTGGGTCCGCGGGCCGATCCCCGGGACGGCCGAGCTTCCGGAGAAGTCGCCATGGTCCTTCGATAAGGCCACGTCGAGCCTCATCTGCGACGGCAGCAACAGCCACGAATGGCTCCGGCTCGACCAGGTCCTGACCGACTACGTGCTCCACGTGGAATGGCGGTTCGAGAAGGTCGCCGGCAAGAAGGGCTACAACTCGGGCGTCTACGTCCGGACCTCGTCCGACCAGAAGCTGTGGCACCAGGCCCAGTGCGGCGACGGCTCCGGCGGCTACCTCTTCGGCGAGACGATGTCGAATTACGCGTCGAAACCCTTCGACCTGAGCAAGGAGGTGCGCGACCGTCGAGTCAAGCCGGCCGGCGAGTGGAACACGTATGAGCTCACGTGCAGGGGCCGCGAGGTCACGCTCTGGGTCAACGGGGCGGTGACCTGCGTGATGAAGCCGTGCCCGGTCCCGCGTGGATACATCGGCGTCGAGTCCGAGGGCTACCGGATCGAGTTCCGGAACATCCGGGTGAAGATGCTCTGA
- a CDS encoding thioredoxin domain-containing protein: MSLAPLLVALAAATASAAPSSGPVLLDFHAEWCPPCRQMRPVVAQLVDKGYPIRSVDIDKHPELAEKYGVSAVPTFVVIDRAGNELGRSKGSQPASQLAQLYNQARAKAHPPAGPRAHAQEDEDGGDAEAEEGADDVPPARTNAALVANDEEPAEDPKARTESEEEAEVAAAFRNPRPWETVVRIRVESKGSIGFGSGTVIHSTADEAIILTCAHIFKLDGQRQASPDRFPRPISVDLFDGKLHGESPQTVHFVERVPGKAIDYDFDLDVGLIRIRPGRKLPASRVVPAHWKPQARFAMMSVGCSEGHDATPMPTMIINPKMRGLSGHQAYEAIECLKAPKQGRSGGGLYTTDGYLAGVCNFAEPRGDHGLYATPDSIYSILDRNRLTELYAPVGGRGDTLLASRGGQARPQARGGAAPITVARGQSPDGLEEHRVPDPEFLHIKVPATRQASGGKDGSTWRMARSPGNAARQQVAKLTTPEPIDGPRQTEINIDPSVGGGHIATEDPTDESGPGGQPARASKINTEDVPAAPVAARPSPAPAGNKSGWRPSRELEGSSASGPSNR; the protein is encoded by the coding sequence ATGAGTCTCGCCCCCCTCCTGGTCGCCCTGGCCGCCGCAACCGCCTCGGCCGCCCCGTCGTCGGGCCCCGTGCTCCTGGACTTCCACGCCGAGTGGTGCCCGCCCTGCCGCCAGATGCGGCCGGTCGTCGCGCAGCTCGTGGACAAGGGCTACCCGATCAGGTCCGTCGACATCGACAAGCATCCCGAGCTCGCCGAGAAATATGGCGTCTCGGCCGTCCCCACGTTCGTCGTGATCGATCGGGCCGGCAACGAGCTGGGCCGTTCCAAGGGCAGCCAGCCGGCCTCGCAGCTCGCCCAGCTCTACAACCAGGCCCGCGCGAAGGCGCATCCCCCCGCCGGCCCACGCGCCCACGCGCAGGAGGATGAGGACGGCGGCGACGCAGAGGCCGAGGAGGGCGCCGACGACGTGCCCCCCGCGAGGACGAACGCCGCGCTCGTCGCGAACGATGAGGAGCCGGCCGAGGATCCGAAGGCCAGGACCGAGAGCGAGGAGGAGGCCGAGGTCGCGGCCGCATTCCGGAACCCGAGGCCCTGGGAGACCGTCGTCCGCATCCGCGTCGAGTCCAAGGGCTCCATCGGATTCGGCTCGGGCACGGTCATCCACAGCACGGCCGACGAGGCGATCATCCTGACCTGCGCGCACATCTTCAAGCTCGATGGCCAGCGCCAGGCGTCGCCGGACCGCTTCCCCCGGCCCATCTCGGTGGACCTCTTCGACGGCAAGCTTCACGGCGAGAGCCCGCAGACGGTGCACTTCGTGGAGCGGGTCCCGGGCAAGGCGATCGACTACGACTTCGACCTGGACGTCGGCCTGATCCGGATCCGGCCCGGCCGCAAGCTCCCCGCCTCGCGAGTCGTCCCGGCCCACTGGAAGCCGCAGGCGCGGTTCGCCATGATGTCCGTGGGCTGCTCCGAGGGCCACGACGCCACGCCCATGCCCACGATGATCATCAACCCGAAGATGCGCGGCCTTTCCGGCCACCAGGCGTACGAGGCGATCGAGTGCCTCAAGGCCCCCAAGCAGGGGCGCTCCGGCGGCGGCCTCTACACCACCGACGGCTACCTGGCGGGCGTCTGCAACTTCGCCGAGCCGCGGGGCGATCACGGCCTGTACGCGACGCCCGACTCCATCTATTCCATCCTGGATCGCAACAGGCTCACGGAGCTGTACGCCCCCGTGGGCGGCCGGGGCGACACCTTGCTGGCGAGCCGAGGCGGCCAGGCGCGGCCGCAGGCCCGCGGAGGCGCCGCCCCGATCACGGTCGCCCGGGGTCAATCTCCGGACGGCCTGGAGGAGCATCGCGTCCCCGATCCCGAGTTCCTGCACATCAAGGTCCCGGCGACCCGCCAGGCCTCCGGCGGCAAGGACGGCTCGACGTGGCGCATGGCCCGCAGCCCCGGAAACGCCGCGAGGCAGCAGGTCGCGAAGCTGACCACGCCCGAGCCGATCGACGGCCCCAGGCAGACCGAGATCAACATCGATCCGTCGGTGGGCGGCGGCCACATCGCCACCGAGGATCCGACCGACGAATCCGGGCCCGGCGGGCAGCCGGCCCGGGCGAGCAAGATCAACACGGAAGACGTCCCGGCGGCCCCGGTCGCCGCCAGGCCGTCGCCGGCACCCGCGGGCAACAAGTCGGGATGGAGGCCCTCCCGCGAGCTCGAGGGCAGCTCGGCCTCCGGCCCATCGAATCGCTGA
- a CDS encoding TAXI family TRAP transporter solute-binding subunit, protein MDDAERIGRQRPAPRRRARFTRSMAIWSWIVGLCLASLVASYVMFVEPPPPRHLVIAGGSRGGAYFRHATAYAEELRREGLDVAVRETAGSVENLELLVQDGSGVSIGIVQSGVADEAQAARLLALGSLYREPLWVFYRGDRTIDRPAQLEGLRIGVGPEGSGTLAVTMRLLAANGIGPEPTTPGGRGTRLTHAEAANAAEAFSRGELDAAFFVAAFEADYIRRLIADPAAKLMSFAQQEAYRRRFRYLSPVTLPAGVVDLGKGIPARDVALLAPTAMLVVRGDFSPALVPVLLAAATRIHGGGSVLSEPGEFPSESYCDIPLSEDARRFYRSGQPFLQRLLPFWLASLADRAKLMLIPLVMLLMPMLRAAPPLIRWRTRRKIYRWYSVLREIDQKLAAGLGGLDLDRELQRLRNIEHKVVWVEVPLSYMEEFYQLRMHLSMMQQRLLDLRDRGEPADEPS, encoded by the coding sequence ATGGACGATGCGGAGCGGATCGGACGGCAGCGGCCCGCGCCCCGGCGCCGGGCCCGGTTCACGCGGTCGATGGCCATCTGGTCGTGGATCGTCGGGCTCTGCCTGGCCTCGCTGGTCGCCTCGTACGTGATGTTCGTGGAGCCTCCGCCGCCCCGCCACCTCGTCATCGCCGGCGGCTCGCGCGGAGGCGCGTACTTCCGCCATGCGACCGCGTACGCCGAGGAGCTGAGGCGAGAGGGGCTGGACGTCGCGGTCCGCGAGACGGCCGGCTCGGTGGAGAATCTCGAACTCCTGGTGCAGGACGGCTCGGGCGTCTCGATCGGCATCGTCCAGAGCGGCGTCGCCGACGAGGCGCAGGCGGCTCGCCTGCTCGCGCTCGGGAGCCTCTACCGAGAACCCCTCTGGGTGTTCTATCGCGGCGACCGGACGATCGATCGCCCGGCCCAGCTGGAGGGGCTGCGGATCGGCGTCGGGCCCGAGGGGAGCGGGACCCTGGCCGTGACGATGAGGCTGCTCGCCGCCAATGGGATCGGCCCGGAGCCCACGACGCCGGGCGGACGAGGGACGCGGCTGACCCACGCCGAGGCCGCGAATGCCGCCGAGGCCTTCTCCCGCGGCGAGCTGGACGCGGCCTTCTTCGTCGCCGCCTTCGAAGCCGATTACATCCGACGCCTGATCGCGGATCCCGCCGCGAAGCTCATGAGCTTCGCGCAGCAGGAAGCGTACCGCCGCCGTTTCCGCTACCTCTCGCCGGTCACGCTGCCGGCCGGCGTGGTGGACCTCGGGAAGGGCATCCCCGCGCGGGACGTGGCCCTCCTCGCCCCCACGGCGATGCTGGTCGTCCGAGGGGACTTCAGCCCGGCCCTGGTCCCGGTCCTGCTCGCGGCCGCGACCCGCATACACGGGGGCGGTTCGGTGCTCTCGGAGCCGGGCGAATTCCCCAGCGAGTCGTACTGCGACATCCCCCTGAGCGAGGACGCGAGGCGGTTCTACCGGTCGGGTCAGCCGTTCCTCCAGAGGCTCCTCCCCTTCTGGCTGGCGTCGCTCGCCGACCGGGCGAAGCTGATGCTCATCCCGCTCGTCATGCTGCTGATGCCCATGCTCCGGGCCGCGCCCCCCCTCATCCGCTGGCGGACCCGTCGCAAGATCTACCGCTGGTACTCCGTGCTCCGCGAGATCGACCAGAAGCTGGCCGCGGGGCTCGGCGGCCTGGACCTCGACCGCGAGCTCCAGCGGCTCCGCAACATCGAGCACAAGGTCGTCTGGGTCGAGGTCCCCCTGAGCTACATGGAGGAGTTCTATCAGCTCCGGATGCACCTCTCGATGATGCAGCAGCGTCTCCTCGACCTCCGGGACCGGGGAGAGCCGGCCGACGAGCCCTCGTGA
- a CDS encoding DUF1559 domain-containing protein, with protein sequence MNSARRRGFTLIELLVVIAIIAVLIALLLPAVQSAREAARRAQCVNNLKQLGIAVHNFHDVNTQLPSSDRPAGATTLPRIAALTFMLPFLEQTNVFNAYNQSANWSSPVNSTSSLRKIATFLCPSSAYQDVFDGDPNPPMTWAANVTPPTDYSPTIGVDRRLGAGYLGLPVAAGDTTTIGAWTGMLPKNSKSRLSNVTDGLSNTIAFAESAGRPFVLRKGGKVSSSDLINHRVNGGGWSRPASDFSVDGSSADGSIIPGPCPLNCTNGDDIGGQTFPYTYYGSEGSSEAYAFHPGGANFLIGDGSVRFIKETVTMSIFAQLVTRAGGEVVSADSY encoded by the coding sequence ATGAATTCGGCACGTCGCCGCGGTTTCACGCTGATCGAGCTGCTCGTCGTCATCGCCATCATCGCCGTGCTCATCGCCCTGCTCCTGCCGGCGGTCCAGTCGGCCCGCGAGGCCGCCCGCCGCGCCCAGTGCGTCAACAACCTCAAGCAGCTCGGCATCGCGGTCCACAACTTCCATGACGTCAACACCCAGCTCCCCTCCAGCGACCGCCCGGCCGGGGCCACGACGCTGCCCCGCATCGCGGCGCTGACGTTCATGCTCCCCTTCCTGGAGCAAACGAACGTCTTCAACGCGTACAACCAGTCGGCCAACTGGAGCAGCCCGGTCAATTCGACGTCCTCGCTCAGGAAGATTGCCACCTTCCTCTGCCCCTCCTCCGCCTACCAGGATGTCTTCGACGGCGACCCGAACCCGCCGATGACGTGGGCCGCGAACGTCACGCCGCCGACCGACTACTCGCCCACCATCGGCGTCGATCGCCGGCTGGGCGCAGGGTATCTGGGCCTCCCCGTGGCCGCGGGCGACACGACGACCATCGGGGCCTGGACGGGCATGCTGCCGAAGAACAGCAAGTCGCGACTCTCGAACGTCACCGACGGCCTGTCCAACACCATCGCCTTCGCCGAGTCCGCCGGCCGCCCGTTCGTCCTCCGCAAGGGGGGCAAGGTCTCCTCTTCCGACCTGATCAACCACCGGGTCAATGGCGGCGGTTGGAGCCGCCCGGCGAGCGACTTCAGCGTCGACGGCTCGAGCGCCGACGGCTCCATCATCCCGGGCCCCTGCCCGCTCAACTGCACCAACGGCGACGACATCGGCGGCCAGACGTTCCCCTACACCTATTACGGCTCCGAGGGCTCCAGCGAGGCGTACGCCTTCCATCCCGGCGGGGCGAACTTCCTGATCGGCGACGGCTCCGTCCGCTTCATCAAGGAGACGGTCACGATGTCGATCTTCGCCCAGCTCGTCACCCGGGCAGGCGGCGAGGTCGTCAGCGCCGACTCGTACTGA
- a CDS encoding 3-keto-disaccharide hydrolase, protein MEDLRFDRRIGLRMGLATGVAAALFVAAIAPARADDEAAPPGFVSLFNGKDLAGWKVPEGDNGHWKVVDGAIDYDAMSEAPGDKSLWLDREFVDFELRLDWRIKEAPYINRGIPYILPDGTHAKDVHGRELKLALPDADSGVYLRGSGNHQVNIWCWPIGSGEMYGIRTNPATPPALRAAVTPRHQADRPIGEWNRFEIRVKCNTVTTILNGVLVVPTVAIPDLPPRGRLALQHHGLKRNGEWAGPPSLLQYKNIYIKILNEK, encoded by the coding sequence GTGGAAGATCTGCGATTCGACCGGAGGATCGGCCTCCGAATGGGCCTGGCGACGGGCGTCGCGGCCGCCCTCTTCGTGGCGGCGATCGCGCCGGCGAGGGCCGACGACGAGGCGGCGCCTCCGGGATTCGTCTCGCTCTTCAACGGGAAGGACCTCGCCGGCTGGAAGGTCCCGGAGGGGGACAACGGGCACTGGAAGGTGGTCGACGGGGCGATCGACTACGACGCGATGAGCGAGGCGCCGGGAGACAAGAGCCTCTGGCTCGACCGCGAGTTCGTGGACTTCGAGCTCCGCCTGGACTGGCGGATCAAGGAGGCGCCCTACATCAATCGGGGTATCCCCTACATCCTCCCGGACGGGACCCACGCCAAGGACGTCCACGGCCGGGAGTTGAAGCTGGCGCTGCCGGATGCGGACTCGGGCGTCTACCTCCGGGGCAGCGGCAACCATCAGGTCAACATCTGGTGCTGGCCGATAGGCTCCGGCGAGATGTACGGCATCCGGACCAACCCGGCCACCCCGCCCGCACTCCGGGCGGCCGTCACGCCGAGGCACCAGGCGGACCGGCCGATCGGCGAGTGGAACCGGTTCGAGATCCGCGTGAAGTGCAACACCGTGACGACCATCCTCAACGGCGTCCTCGTGGTCCCGACCGTCGCGATCCCTGACCTCCCGCCCCGCGGCCGGCTGGCACTCCAGCACCACGGGCTGAAGCGGAACGGCGAGTGGGCCGGCCCGCCCAGCCTCCTTCAGTACAAGAACATCTACATCAAGATTCTGAATGAGAAATAG
- a CDS encoding SDR family NAD(P)-dependent oxidoreductase — MADILEGKVAVITGGATGIGKAVATRLAARGAKVVIAGRDHIRGKTSATDLAKQGYDVKFLRTDVRIENAIATLFEEAIDLYGGLDLLFNNAGIEGVLGPMSASDEEIVDDVLAVNIKGVFLCMKEVLPLFCRQGGGIIVNTSSFVGTVLPFPNAVLLGATQAGVISMTQSVAAGYAGENIKVYAVCPWLTDTPMMDRLAHHKDAVKDELAMMNPSGRAARPEDVANVVLAMFSGDPGFQSGDAVLVDHGGATQKIRPMSA; from the coding sequence ATGGCCGATATCCTGGAAGGAAAGGTCGCGGTGATCACCGGAGGGGCCACCGGGATCGGCAAGGCGGTGGCCACGCGGCTGGCGGCCCGCGGCGCCAAGGTCGTGATCGCGGGCCGCGACCACATCCGCGGCAAGACGTCCGCCACCGACCTGGCGAAGCAGGGCTACGACGTCAAGTTCCTGCGCACGGACGTGAGGATCGAGAACGCCATCGCCACACTCTTCGAGGAGGCGATCGACCTCTACGGCGGCCTCGACCTGCTCTTCAACAATGCCGGCATCGAGGGCGTCCTCGGCCCCATGTCCGCGAGCGACGAGGAGATCGTCGACGACGTCCTCGCCGTGAACATCAAGGGGGTCTTCCTCTGCATGAAGGAGGTGCTGCCGCTGTTCTGCCGCCAGGGGGGCGGCATCATCGTCAACACGTCCTCGTTCGTCGGCACCGTGCTGCCGTTCCCGAACGCCGTCCTCCTGGGCGCGACCCAGGCCGGCGTGATCAGCATGACGCAGTCGGTCGCGGCCGGCTACGCGGGGGAGAACATCAAGGTCTATGCGGTCTGCCCCTGGCTCACGGACACGCCCATGATGGACCGCCTGGCGCACCATAAGGATGCGGTGAAGGACGAGCTGGCCATGATGAACCCGAGCGGCCGCGCCGCCCGGCCCGAGGACGTCGCCAACGTCGTCCTGGCCATGTTCTCCGGCGACCCGGGGTTCCAGTCGGGCGACGCCGTGCTGGTGGACCATGGCGGGGCCACGCAGAAGATCCGGCCGATGTCCGCCTGA
- a CDS encoding purple acid phosphatase family protein gives MSAWTRKSGAVCVLLAGLFAGCRPDVPVEELPDAARTMRDVGRRLGASLSETRLTELAARGPALLAFLDRAERDALGRAYLRFRVDRPVAVAVAAPPSSVPFWIRDRGFIEDGDGLEVEGSRWSVYRKDFPAGWIGLGVNGLDRSPAAHYVAFVRAKAGSPPLEAAEVELSEDCRQAWRLVVAGPGVSASSDLRRPIENLPRGLQGAVALQPAHDGRHSTVLATGRVWKTHVPSSGRPDQVTLAYGADPAHELVWGWRTAPEVQRSMLRLVAARFESAEPDENRDPDLSSARVIEGTSRLLDTSNVLNDPLVRRHSVEVKGLQEDTVYLYSLGDGSAGGWGPWRATKTAKGRPGRLEFLYMGDAQTGLEDWGKRLMAAHRRHPGIEFVLLAGDLVDRGNERTNWDHFFLRARDLFDRVPVMPCVGNHEYLDRGPQLYRANFALPRNGPAGIDPGLVYHFEAGNAFIAVLDSTLAVSDPASAELQARWLDEALARTRAGWKIVMFHHPVYPSHPWRDSPNLRERWVPIMDRHRVDLVLQGHDHAYLRTYPMRGNRRASASEEGTVYVVSVAGDKFVDQPPRDYIEVGFTGTSTYQTIEIDDVTRKLTYRSWTGEGEQVDGMVLSRRAEGRLEEIASEGTRAVE, from the coding sequence ATGAGCGCATGGACGCGAAAATCGGGGGCGGTCTGCGTGCTGCTCGCGGGGTTGTTCGCCGGTTGCAGGCCGGACGTCCCCGTTGAGGAGCTGCCCGACGCCGCTCGCACCATGCGGGATGTCGGCCGACGGCTCGGGGCGAGCCTTTCGGAGACGCGATTGACCGAGCTCGCCGCCCGCGGGCCGGCCTTGCTGGCCTTCCTCGACCGTGCAGAACGCGACGCGCTGGGGCGAGCCTACCTGCGGTTCCGAGTGGACCGGCCCGTCGCCGTGGCCGTCGCCGCGCCGCCGTCCTCCGTCCCCTTCTGGATCCGCGATCGCGGCTTCATCGAGGATGGGGATGGGCTCGAAGTGGAGGGCAGCCGCTGGAGCGTCTACCGCAAGGACTTCCCCGCGGGCTGGATCGGCCTGGGGGTGAACGGCCTGGACCGCTCGCCCGCGGCCCATTACGTCGCCTTCGTGCGGGCGAAGGCCGGCTCGCCGCCCCTGGAAGCTGCCGAGGTGGAGCTGTCCGAGGACTGCCGGCAGGCCTGGCGTCTCGTCGTGGCCGGGCCGGGTGTGAGCGCGTCGTCCGACCTGCGTCGGCCGATCGAGAACCTGCCGCGCGGCCTCCAGGGTGCCGTCGCCCTCCAGCCGGCCCACGACGGTCGGCACTCGACCGTGCTCGCGACCGGCAGGGTGTGGAAGACGCACGTGCCCTCATCCGGAAGGCCCGACCAGGTCACCCTCGCCTACGGCGCCGATCCGGCCCACGAACTGGTCTGGGGCTGGCGGACCGCCCCGGAGGTGCAGAGGTCGATGCTCCGCCTCGTCGCGGCCCGGTTCGAGTCGGCGGAGCCGGACGAGAACCGCGACCCGGACCTCTCGTCGGCCCGCGTGATCGAGGGGACTTCCCGGCTCTTGGACACGTCCAACGTCCTGAACGACCCCCTGGTACGCCGTCATTCCGTCGAGGTGAAGGGGCTCCAGGAGGATACGGTCTACCTCTACTCGCTGGGCGACGGCTCGGCGGGAGGGTGGGGGCCCTGGCGGGCCACCAAGACGGCCAAGGGCCGGCCCGGCCGGCTCGAGTTCCTGTACATGGGGGACGCTCAGACGGGGCTCGAGGACTGGGGCAAGCGGCTGATGGCCGCGCACCGCAGGCATCCGGGGATCGAGTTCGTCCTCCTCGCCGGCGACCTCGTCGATCGCGGCAACGAGCGGACGAACTGGGACCACTTCTTCCTCCGCGCGCGGGACCTCTTCGACCGCGTGCCGGTCATGCCCTGCGTGGGCAACCATGAGTACCTGGACCGCGGGCCCCAGCTCTACCGCGCGAACTTCGCCCTGCCGCGGAACGGCCCGGCGGGGATCGACCCGGGGCTCGTCTATCACTTCGAGGCCGGCAACGCGTTCATCGCCGTCCTCGACAGCACCCTGGCGGTCTCGGACCCGGCCTCGGCCGAGCTCCAGGCCCGATGGCTGGACGAGGCGCTGGCGCGGACCCGGGCGGGCTGGAAGATCGTCATGTTCCACCACCCGGTCTACCCGTCGCACCCCTGGCGGGACTCGCCGAACCTCCGGGAGCGCTGGGTGCCGATCATGGATCGCCACCGCGTGGACCTCGTCCTCCAGGGCCACGACCATGCCTACCTGCGGACCTATCCGATGCGAGGCAACCGCCGGGCCTCGGCTTCCGAGGAGGGGACCGTCTACGTGGTCTCCGTCGCCGGCGACAAATTCGTGGACCAGCCCCCGCGCGACTACATCGAGGTCGGCTTCACGGGGACCTCGACCTACCAGACGATCGAGATCGACGACGTGACGCGGAAGCTGACGTATCGGTCGTGGACGGGCGAAGGGGAGCAGGTGGACGGCATGGTCCTGTCCCGCCGCGCCGAGGGCCGCCTGGAGGAGATCGCCAGCGAGGGCACCCGGGCGGTGGAATGA